The genomic interval ATGAGAATAAGAGCAATTACAACTACAACTTACATGGAGAATCGCTCAAGGCCTATAAAAGCTTGATCAATTTTGGCATTTAAGCTTTCTTTCCGTTGTTATGGTCACCAGTGAACTTTGTTATGAGACCAAAAGGGGGGAAAAAATTTAAAAGCTCTTGATGTAAAGGCGTGgaatcaaacaaaatatatcaaaatcagaaacgcTTCTTATAGTCGgaccaaaaaaaaacgctTATAGAATAACTCAGAATAACTTGAAACAAACATGGTGATCATATTCCCTCACAACCTGGGGATACAAAGGCCCCAAAATTTCCCACTTGAATTGCATGATAAAAACAAACCAAGGGGGGAGAAAACATATTACCCAGAAAAGGAGACTGACTTGTCCAAATGAGCTGAGAAGCTCAAGTAAAATGACACTCGAAAAAGTACAAATACAATTTCATGAAACATCTGGCGGCAAACACCGGACCTGGAATCCGCACCTCAACAAACTTTTCCTTCAATATATTCTGTGGATTCAGAAGTTCCAAAACTAGGCTCATCGTGTACCACGTTGATAAAAACCATTGCCTCTCCCTCTGTTGTAGTCACCACTATCCTGGTAACTACCTCTGCCGGAACTACGACCTCCAAAACGCCCCCTTGTGGCGTCAATTGGGTAGCTGCCTCTGCCTCTCCCCCTTCCTCCTGGTCAGACAAATACAAATGCATCATGTTACAAGCAAATGAGGGTACCAAAAAGATGAAGTTACATAATACCTGAAGAGTATAAATGCACTAACATATATGGACTAGAAAACCATTTTGTAACATGGAAACTTTGAAACTAATAAAGCATTCCATAAATGATGTTGCAGAAGGACATTGAATAATTCCTACAGTGCACTTCAGATTGgattttaaaagaaaattaattcaCTGCATGTAAATGATAAAATTTACTGCCTCCCAAGACTTCCAAAGACCTAAGAAAGCAAATTTCATGTGCTAAAAGCTAACCGAGTCATAACTTATATACCACTCCACTGCTCTATCTATATAGCACGTAAGAACTTAACTAGACTGTAAATAAAGACTTAAATTATATAGTGCAGAATCTGAAATTACATACTTCCTCGAGAAGCAATACCGCTGTTCGGTCTTCGCTCCTCAATGTACACTTGTCTTCCAGCCAAATGAATTGGAGATGCCTAGAGGGAGGAAAGCACTTTCAGGCCATGCAAATAGAGAAATGGACACTGGAGTCTATGTGACAATAAATCAATGCACAGGATAGGAAGAGGAGGTTGATAGACAGCAATGTTCATGTTACGTGTATACTATAGTAACATGTGAATAATAACCAAGATTTTAGCTTTTTAAAATTGATgttatggaaaaaaaaatcagatttttttcaGGCAAGTTCTGCTCAACCAGAAAAGGAATAGAAGACATTTATTCCTAGATCTAGGGTCCAAGATTTATACCATTCTCACAACACCTGGGTCCTCAAGGTAGATGGACAAATGAAAGATAGCAAGCATGTGTATGGAATCATTAGTAGAGTATGGGAAAACAGAAGTGTAAAATGCTCAAGACTTCCCCATATGAGAATAATGACTGTCACCAAATATAAGGACACTGAAAAAGTGAAGAAAGTACatcaatgattttaaaaaatatataaaagacTTGCCTTGAGCGCATTGTGAACACCAGCCATGTCTTCAAACTCAACAAAAGCATAGCAGACTCCAATTTCCTGTGCACACCAAAATGTACTTTAGATTCATTCAAATTCATTACATAATGGCACAACTATGGAAACAAACTCACCTTCCGAGCCCTAACAAAGACACCATCAGGTATTATTTGACCAAAGTGCTTGAACTCTTCCTCAATTTCACCTTCGGTAACTGTAGGAGGTAAGTTTCTTACGTAGACAGATCTCATTTCACCTGAAAATGCAACATAAGGTTCAAGATACAAACTCTTCAATACATTGGACTAACCACCCAACGTAGGAAGCACACAATGTTCCAATGTAAGAGGACAGTTATGTTTACACACCAATTTCTCATTTCAAAAATTTGTCAGTTTATTCGTAGTATTCACCATTCATGTTGGACCTCCAGGTATCCAATTTCTAATAGATTTGTTTACACACCATCTTCTCATTTTCGAAAACCACATAATTGACAACAATAAATGATCTCTTATATTTTCCGCCAAAGTTGAAATATAGTGCAACGCAATATAAGCAGGAACAAACAACATTTAATAAAAGGCACCGATCAACTTCAAGTAGACTTATAACACTACCTTCTTCCTCTGGCATGTAATTCTCCTCTGCTGCTTCTGCAGTAGCTTGAGGTGCGTAACTCCAGTCTGAAGCAGAGTTAGATTGTTCAACAGGAGACTGAGGCGTATGATTCCAGTCTGAAGCTGTTTGAACGCTTCTAGAGGAAGGTTGTTGAATTGTTTCGAGAGCTGCCGGTCCCTTAGCAACTCGCAACTGTTATTATCAATCATACATAACAAAAGGGCAAATTGTAAGTTACCAAAGCAACCTCACCAAAATAAGAGATGAATTATGTAAATAAATGCAATATAAGCAGAGCAGAAGCCAGAGAGTAGACAAGCAAAATCATGCGCAATGACAGATAATAAGACGGGTGTTTTAGGGGGCATACTATAGATGCCCAAGTTTTCTTCTGAGGTTCTCCCACCGGTTCTTCCACAGTAACAGCAGGAGTGTCTTGCACATTGTTCACTGAACTTTGAAATGAAGCATAGCTCTCCTCTTGAGGAGTTTCCTCCACCACAACTTCAGTCTCAAATTCTTGCTGCACCTGTTGCTCTGGGAGACTATACTTATCCACCGGATCGTCTTCTACATCGACAGAGTTCACATACTCCCTGGCCTCCTCCTCCAAAACATAGTCAGAAACTGCAAAGGCAAGCACCCAATTATATCCAATACAAATATACCAAACTCTATTCTATAAACAAATACTTTAACATATATTGAATGGCAAATAGAGAAAGAACATCTATTAATGTGCATCTTCCAACACATATAACTAACATATACATGATGAGTGTAGCTCAAACAAGCTCAACTATGATGAAATAAACACCAACAAAACTGTGACAAAGTACCTGGCGGTTCTCGATGAGGGCTCAAAGCGTTTAGTTGAATATCAAATTGACCTTCTGATATCGTGGACGACGGATGCTGCGAAACAACATCCTCCTCGAGAAACTGGAAGATATCATTGAGAACAAAGTAACCCTTATTCTGAGGAGCCAGAAAGAAGGTCTGAACAAACTTCCTCCTGCCATTGAACTCCTTCGACTTAACAGACCCCGTAACCATCACAAGAACACCTCCACCCAATGAATTGATGGAATTGATAGTCTTGATCTCAATCGCAGTAAAATACTGCGACAATATGAGCGTATGGATGTGCTGCACAGCCAAAAAACAACATAACTAGCTCACACTAAACAACCTCATCAATTCCGAAATCATACAAAGCAATACACAACTAAATCAAACTGCAATTCAATTCGAAACAGATAAACATCGAGCTAAGAATAAATTACCAGCATTTCATTAGCCGACTCTGTCGAATCGCCGTCGACACGAATCATGGTGCTGCCATCAGAGTAGAACTGATGAACAAGATCGGGTTGCTGCTGAAGCACCTGGTAGTACTGTCCCACAAAGTACGACCCTACCTGCTCaaatacgtacaaaaatacattaaacaaaaacatacAAACATAAATACTCTCAAGACTACAGAGAGACTGAATCTGACCTGAACAGCACTAACAGGTCCAGGATAAGAACTCGCCATTGCTTCCTCCAACTCTCAAAGCATGCAACCACACCAGACTCGTCGGAAAATTCTTCGCTAAAACCCTATCTGATCGGCCACAGATCCGGCTATGTATCCGAAACCCTAAACCCCGGGTTCACGGCGCGTCGGGATTCCCGAACCTATCTGAGAACGATGAAGAGGTTAAGAAATTGAGAGCTTGGGAGCTTTTGGAGACTTGGGTTGAGCTTAGCTTCTAGTTCTCCTTCCGCTTCCGGCTTTAGCCTGATTCGCTAATCCTTAAAAGGGTTTTGCAGGAGAGCGCATCACAGCCGCACGTTGGGAATCCAATCGTGGCCGTCCGTTTAAAACCTCGGGAGGTAGCGTGTGAGTATTTAACTTTTAAATGGCTGGGAGAGGAAATGAGTCTGTTGTCCGGCGGTTGATATTATTAGAGGGAGGGAAATAAGCGACGATGAGACGCTCCAGGTGGATTTTGAATTCCTGACACTCAAAAGTAGTGTGGTTTGCTGGGTACGGGTTTCCGAATCGGGTCGGGTCATGTGATTGGGCCTTGATATTTGCACACGGACACATGGCTTAGAGCGGCACTGACTATTGACGCTTTCGACGATGAACGTACATGCCGGGCGAGAATGTGTTTTTCACTAGTTATGGTAAAAAGAAGACTTACTACGCACCACGTACGAAGGATGGAAACAGCCATTTCCATCAAGTCATTTCAGACGTAAATGGCAAGTTACCGGAGACTAGTGTGGAACTTCAGTTTTATCAACTTCCGACTGTTTGGCTGAACCTCTGTAGTGTCCGAGGATCGACCTGAATGGCATTCCAACGAAATCATAGATGTAGAGTAAAGATGGAAAAAATGACAACAGATCTCCACGAAACCACGAATACTATAACATTAGGAAGAAAAACAATACATGTGTCACTGGAAACTAAAGCCAACTGATCAAAACCAAGATATTTGTTAGCTACAAGTACATGTACCCGAAGAGAAACCTGAGTTCAAAAGGCAAAAATTAGATTACATAGGGAAAACATAGCGGGACTAGTCCTGCAACCTCAATTATTGGTAGTAGTTCCCATAATACGCCTGTTGAGCCGGAGGAGGTTGCTGAGCTGGAGCTACAGCTGCTACTGCAGCAGCAGCTGGTGCTTGTGCTGGCTGTGCATAACTTTGTGGCGGATAAGCCGCCGGCTGAAAGAACAATTTTATACCATTAGCTAAAAGAAATGTGGGCAGGGAGGAAATAAAGAACAAAAAGGAAATTAAGCTAAAAATTATGACATCTTCTCATCGGTTTTTAGAACAGTTACTTCTACTCAGACCATCAAAGTGTCTAATACAACAACCTAACACAATCAAGTGCCCCTTATAATGAAAGCTATGCATAACATTTTTTCTAGTGGAAAGCTATGGGTAACATTGTTAAAACACATCTTGAAACGATTGGACAACCATAATAGATACCTGTGCAGAATAAGCAGCAGGATATGTAGCAGGATATGCAGCAGTCTGTGGCGCCGCTGCAGGTACTTGCTGATAACCACCATATGCATTGTATGCCTATAATCGaacaaaacaaattagatatcaTACAAAGAGACAATTTGGACCAACTCTTATTTAGAACCAAACTTTAATCTAGAAACGTCCCTGGATAATAATCTGATCCAAAAAATCATCGGTAACAATAGTGAACAAAATGTTCCATCATTGCAAAACACTACCTGTTGGGTATAACCAGGGGTCCACTGTTGTCCCTGTGCTTGTGTAGCTTGTGGCCAAGCTTGAGGCTGCACACCATAACCAGCTGCCCACTGGTTCTGTACATTTGGATATGCTCCCATAATAGACTGCGCAGGTGAAGGAACACCAGAGTAGGATTTTGCCATCTTTGCTTTGTCAGAAGATAGGTAATCTTCAGCTTGTCGTTTTTTCAACTCTGATGTGCTGCTCCTATGAAGTGAAAAGAGCTTAGCATGCCGATCCTCAGCCTTCTTGATTGACTGTGCTTCTCCAAAGAGATTTAGAAACTGCAATATCATTCCCTAGCACATCAGTAATGCAGCCAAACAAATGAAAACATGGACAAATAGATTTTCGGGCAACAAAACATAACATGTAGTGTAAGACTACAAAAACTAAAGCTCACCAAAACATGGGGAAAAAAAAGGCTCCATAAACTAAGGAAACCCCAACTCTTGCTAATAGTCTACTGGGAAATCtaaagagggagagagagagagagagagagagagagagagagagagaatcatAAACTCAAATCTCTTTGAAGAATTAATATATACCTCCAAGTAGATGCAAGACAACTCTTCCCTGTCAGCAACACTCGCATAACTGGGGTTCTCTACATTGGGTTCCACAAACTTCACAACCAAGGAATCCACAAAATCAATTTGCTTTGGCAACGAATGTATTGACTCGAAATGTATTAGAGCCTGCATGCAATATTTGAAGGACATTTGAGAAATTAATCCATGGTCCGAGAGAGAAAAATTAGTATATGGAGATAgatagatagagagagagagagagagagagagagaacctcAAGGAATGCTTTTGACAATTGAACATGCTCAACCGCTTCAAGATAGATTGCTCTGGCTTTTTCGGCATTCAAAGTTACCTGAAAATGAAGGGAACAAAATCGCTGTCAGACTCATGGATTCAATAAAATAACATATTTGGTTTTAACAGTATCATCATGCTCACTGTTTAAAGCATAGAGAAAATCTTAGAAAGGAATCTAAATCCTTCCACAAGACTTCACCAACAGACTGCCGAGTTATAAATTATGTAACAACATACCAAGTAAGTGAACCGAGCATATTGAGCAAACAGCACAGGTAAGGTCTGAGAATGCTCCTTTCCTTTTTCGATGGCAATGGTCTGTTCAAACAAGGAGTACGCGGCTTCCATATTTCCCTGTGTATAGAACAGATAATCAGGTTATTGATACATGCAATTTACCTATAATGAGGTTCAAACTCTTTACAACTTCTTACCATACGGCGTTCCATGTTTGCATGCTTAATGATTGCTTCAAGAAGACCAGGTGAGATTTCAGAATGCACGAGTTGATAGGCAGCCTGAGCACCAGGAATGTCTCCACTTTGCTCTTTGAAGCGAGCTGCAAAAAGATGAATCTCTGGTTGTCTCTGTTATTTCAAGACAAAAAGGTCATACACAAAACATAACCTGAGACAAACTTATTTTGTAATTAACTGGGTCAAAATTCTATTTCCTGACCAGACAGGTGTTTCCCAATTGTTGATCATTAATGAGAATATCTAGAGTTACTATACTTAAAAAAGCACATACTGATTGCCCTTAAATCCAATAACACAAGACATGTGCCCCCTGCAATATATGACTGATACTAAAGTGATGGCTGTTACTATAGTGACACTAACAAAAAGGCGAGGGGTATAAGAAAGAGATATAACAGCATTGATAATGCACATCTTGAATTTGGAAAGATAAGGCCCTAATCAAAAGAGAAGGGTGATATAAATGATGAAGGGCACGGTACTGATGATCATTTTCTACAACATTCCAGCTCACTTTAAGGATTCACAAGTAAACAATCTATAATAGTTAAAAGACTTGAGCCAACTTCTACAGTGGACTTCATATCCATGAATGAAATATCTACATTATTATGTGATGGAAAGACATGTGTTTATCCATGAGATCCGCATTAAATTTAGAAGACAAATAACCAGCTATTTCAAGGAAACTTTGTATAAACCCTTCAGTACCCAAGACCATTGATTTTAAATCAAGCTTATCTCATTCAATACATTTACCAGACCACTATTTTAATACTCTGGGATATCAAATGGGGACAATAACATGTACACAAACTACAAGGTAGTACCTTCACAAAGACCTGCGTTGCACGATCAAGAGCATTATTGGCAAGATCCAAACTTCCACTTGCTTCCATACTTAGGACATAACGACTCCAGTACTCAGGATAATTAGCACAAGCAATCAGGCATCTTTCATATAACTTGACCACCTGATTCACAAAACAACGCAGTGATGATACTAAAAATTCAATCGCCATATCAGTAACTAATGAAAGaccaaaacaaaaggagaTATGCACAAGAAATACTCGGTTAGTAGAACAGAGAGGCCCCTCAATTAGGAAAGGAGGGACCCTCCTTGCCTGACAGACAGATGTTTAGGATAGGAAGATAAGAACAGACCTGCATGCATAACATTGGACTTTAAATAGAATAACTTCACCAACATTTCATGAACCTAGAACATCCACTGAACGAAAGGGTTTGAAATACTTATCCTCAAGGTAACCAAATCGAAGGCCCATCTTTAGTCTCAGTTCAAATTCCCGTTTTTAAAGTTGCTTCATCCACGATTTAGCCAATAAAGGATATGATTCACTCGTGAGACATCATATTCCAGGCAGGACAATTAATATCAACCAATATGTATAATGGAGAAAAATCAATACCCTGTTAAAGTCACCGTCTCGTTCAATAAAGTCTAGATAGTTGTTCCAATTTTCAAGCTCTGGAGCACTAAGGGGCCTCACGTGAAAGTAAGGCCTCCTAATACTTGTCTCAAAACCAATTATCTTAGATTCGAACTCTTTGGTTGTCTTATACATTTCTTCTCGAATGGCGATAAACTTCTCCAGCTCCTCTGCTTCTGTTAAGATGGCAGAAGATGGTTCTGCGCCATCAGGTTTGGCCTCTTCCCCATTTGCTTGTACACAGTCCTCTGAAGCTGCacttgctgctgctgctgctgtagCAGCTTCTTCAGCAGTTCTTAATTCTGAGAGAGGCCGACTTCCAGCTAATTCCTTAAAGCTGATAAAACCATTGGCGTCAGAAACACAAACAAAACCATGGAAAACCCCTTACTGAAACAATACATTAAACAATAATCACCTATTTAGATATCGATCCAGCTGTTGGTTTGGATTCTCTAATATTCGTGAGTAGATCACGACCAGCTGTCCCCATGCTTGCTGCGTAAATTCATAATCAATGTACCGGTCCCAAAGAGGAAAGGACAAGTAATCTGTTCCAACATACGCTAATCCTCTCTCAAAAAGCCTGCACAAACATTATAAAACAAACTTGATGAGATGGGAACAAGTACTAATACAGCTCAGATAGCACATCCATGAAAGGGAGAGACCGAAGATTACTCTAACACCATATGACACTTCTAAACACTGCATTTACcttcctgaaaaaaaaaaccatactATGTCCGTCAAATGGAGCAGTGCTAGAGGCCATCTAAGCCCTTAACTGGACGAGATCTTCTCAGCAGCAATTGGTAATGATGCACTCCAAAGTGTCAAAGTTATAATTGATCCAGTATTCATTgaccattttttttctaagatGTGTGTCTTCATGATAAGGGAGACAGAACGGGTTTATTGAGGCCAAAAAATGTAATTAGATCCTTAAGGGGAtaaggaaaaagaaacaaaaacaagaaatggTAAAGTAGCCCCAAAAACCAAGGGATTACACATTTACACATCAGAAAAGAATTTCTAGAGTGCATTTTTACCAAACCTTTCCATCATATATGTGACGAACCACTGTTGCAATCATACTGAAGTAACGTTAGAAAGCAAGGACACCAGGTCCTTGCAACTAAGAAAACCATGCAATCATAAACTCCTAGCATGACTAACAGCAAGAATGCATAGAGAATAGTTATTACCTTCTAATAGTGTCGGGATCTCCAAATGTAGTTGTGGCAAATGTGCAGTAATGCAACCAAATGTCAACTGAATAAGTAACGGCTTGAACTGCTCTTTCATAAACCTCCACAACTTTATCAATAACACCGAAAAGTGCTTCATGATCTGCATACTTTTTCCAATATCCATAACACAAAGGAAACTCCGCTAGGAAAGCATCATAAACTTTACGAATTTTCAGAATGTTAATCTGCAGAATAAAAATGTGTTAGCTACAAAGGAAAGGGCTACAGATAAAAGATAGAAAAAATTCAGATTGGAGCGGATTAACAAATGCTTGAGCCTTGACAAAGCCCACAATACCAATTACACGAAACTATAAGTACCAtaaaaaatcaaactcaatGAGACAAAATTTTCCTTTGAGGGAGAACACTTATAAAATGACCAGGACCTATTTTCATATTAAGATCAATAACATGAGCATATATCAATTAATAGGACATAGAAAACTATTGAAGATAGCTGGTATTTTTGAGGCACCAACTATGgcaacccaaaaaaaaaaaacagacaaCATGTTAAGAACAGCAATAATTTAACTATTTTCTATACAGGACTAGGATATtaccacaaaaaaaattaattaatactataAAGTAATAAAGGTGACAGAAACATCACATATCACTGCTACAAAAAATTGCAACActatgaaaaaatatatatatccaaaAGGTACCCATTTCATACTAACCCACGCATTAAAATCACCAAAAACCATTATACATAACCAAGCAGCTAATTAGGACATAAGTACTTTGAAAAATGGACCGTTGTTAAATTCCGAAGTTTATGAATGACTCACGACTCAGCAGGAGGAGCAGATCATtctctttaatttttatataacaaatataaaaacagacagaaaaagaaaacccgTCCAACTTTTCAGAAGATTATCTGAACCTCAACTGGTATAAAATAACTACTAGAGAAACAGGAGCAGCCATCTATATGATCCAACTCATGACACAAAAGAAAAGCTAACATACCTCTGCAACCTTCTCTGTCTCTTCAATTAAGGCAGTCCAAGCATTAAAATCTAGAGAATTGGCTCTCACAATGTTCCACAGTCTATCTTCTTCTGCAGACTTAGCTGCAACAgataaagcaaaagaaaataacataagaataCAGAAGGAGATGTTGGCAAAGACATAAATTATAAACAAGGTTTAGATGAGATTGTTTTATCAAGTATCTTTTGATATTACTACGAGATGTGAATATATTCACCGTACAAACTATTCCTCCTTAACAAGGTTCTGATTATGTttacatttttaattttcgttcCACAGAGTCCTATTACATAATCACATTCCTAACTTATGTATCATGATATTAGTATAGTAGTCAAATTTAGCATCATCTAAAAGTCAATTGTAACCTCGCCAAATAACATGCCAGAAAGACATACCAGAACCATCCACAAGTGGTGTATCTACAGATCCAGCCTTGTTATCTGAAGCATCTCCATTTTCAGCTGATGAAACAATACCATTAGCAGAAGAATCATAAACGGCAGTTTGTGATGCCATGATTTCATGTTCACTACTAGAAACATTGCCACCAGCATGAGCAGCAGCTGGTTGAGCCTCATATGTTGCATATGAAGGTGCTTCTTGCATGACGGAATCAGAATCAACAGAATATGTGTTTCCATCACCAGCATTAGAACCACTTACAGGAGCAGAAATTCCCTCCTGAGTGATATTTGAGCTGGGATCAGAATAATCTGTCGTAGTATAGGCTGCTGATGCATATCCCATCACTTCATTTGTCTGAGCAACGACTGTCTCACTGTCTCCCATGCTTGAGAATCAAACGTTTCCCTTGGTTTAAGACTGCATTAATAACAACAACAATTTAGTTCCAACCAGTTCGGCATTCAGTGACACAGCCCTTGATttttcaaatgagaaatacTACTGcatattgtttttcttattctcACAACAAATAGCACATCTAATCTTAAACCCAATATATTCTAACGCATTGCTCACTCTATATTCATAATCGAAACCGTAATCCTTAAATCAACCTCAAAACATGTAAGTCTAACTAGTAATCCAATTCAATCAACACAGTAAATCACTACAAACTGCAGTCAGAATCAAAATTGCAGCTCCGGATTTGCATACATAGAAACCTATACAAAATTGTAGCCGAATTCAAGCAGTAAAGCACAGATTAGCAGAAATCAACAGAGAATAAGAGTAATTAACCACGCCTAGGCCTAGGCCTAGGGTTTGGCAAGATAAACCCTAATTGCCTAGCGTAAATGGACGAAACTGAAGGCGGATTGGGAGAGTGGAGCTGAGGGAAGACTAACCTTGAGATCGGAAAACGGCGGCGTATGGGGAGAGCTCCGGTGAGTGAGCTAGGCGGAGAGAGAATTTGAAACTTTTGGTGGTAAAACGAAAAGGATGAAACTGAGAGAGGGGAACAAGTTTAGAGTTGTGGTAGGCGTAGGGTATATTGTGTTGGGGCAGCCTAGATACACAACCTACATGTACTCAGCACACCCACAAATCTACTTACTGCACCCGGCTATTTTCCTTCGTTCCCTAAAGGCTGTAGACAGCTGATGTTTGTCTTGTTGCTATTTTAGCTGCTATCTACATGTTTGTTACCCAGGACTGTCTAAGTCAGGACTATTTCTTATAACAGTCCCAGACTATGCAAGCTTCGGACTGTACTACATTAATCCCTAACCCAGATTTGGTACTGCTTCGGACTAAAGAACATAACAGTCAGAATAGTCCAATCCTTCGTTTGATGATGCACCGGACTAAATTTTGTAACTCAAATATTTTGTTAATGTTGGTTATATCTTTTGTTTGGCCAGgatgaaaaagaaatattCTTGAAGGTTGAATTCATATGTAGTGATTTATGGTTGTCTATATATGTAATTCATGAATGGTTGTAGGGAGGATGTGCCTCAAGTTGGTATGATGTGAAggcattttgatttttttctcaAGAAAAGAAGTTTCTATAATCAAAACAAGTTTACTGAAGATGGAACTGatttcaataaataaaaatacattaatatattcacaagtacaaattatatatccaaaagaaaaatgaaagacaATTCTAGTATTTCCACCCCATTCTTACACATATGCACACATGTATCCAGCCCTTTTCCCTTCTCTAAGGAAGGACCTGAGGAAGTTCTATGAATctccacacaaaaaaaaatgaaatagtaAGCCACAAGTTCATAGATTACAAAATAAGAGTAATAGTTTACACAAAC from Argentina anserina chromosome 2, drPotAnse1.1, whole genome shotgun sequence carries:
- the LOC126785261 gene encoding nuclear transport factor 2, which codes for MASSYPGPVSAVQVGSYFVGQYYQVLQQQPDLVHQFYSDGSTMIRVDGDSTESANEMLHIHTLILSQYFTAIEIKTINSINSLGGGVLVMVTGSVKSKEFNGRRKFVQTFFLAPQNKGYFVLNDIFQFLEEDVVSQHPSSTISEGQFDIQLNALSPHREPPVSDYVLEEEAREYVNSVDVEDDPVDKYSLPEQQVQQEFETEVVVEETPQEESYASFQSSVNNVQDTPAVTVEEPVGEPQKKTWASILRVAKGPAALETIQQPSSRSVQTASDWNHTPQSPVEQSNSASDWSYAPQATAEAAEENYMPEEEGEMRSVYVRNLPPTVTEGEIEEEFKHFGQIIPDGVFVRARKEIGVCYAFVEFEDMAGVHNALKASPIHLAGRQVYIEERRPNSGIASRGRGRGRGRGSYPIDATRGRFGGRSSGRGSYQDSGDYNRGRGNGFYQRGTR
- the LOC126785260 gene encoding pre-mRNA-processing factor 39-1 — translated: MGDSETVVAQTNEVMGYASAAYTTTDYSDPSSNITQEGISAPVSGSNAGDGNTYSVDSDSVMQEAPSYATYEAQPAAAHAGGNVSSSEHEIMASQTAVYDSSANGIVSSAENGDASDNKAGSVDTPLVDGSAKSAEEDRLWNIVRANSLDFNAWTALIEETEKVAEINILKIRKVYDAFLAEFPLCYGYWKKYADHEALFGVIDKVVEVYERAVQAVTYSVDIWLHYCTFATTTFGDPDTIRRLFERGLAYVGTDYLSFPLWDRYIDYEFTQQAWGQLVVIYSRILENPNQQLDRYLNSFKELAGSRPLSELRTAEEAATAAAAASAASEDCVQANGEEAKPDGAEPSSAILTEAEELEKFIAIREEMYKTTKEFESKIIGFETSIRRPYFHVRPLSAPELENWNNYLDFIERDGDFNRVVKLYERCLIACANYPEYWSRYVLSMEASGSLDLANNALDRATQVFVKRQPEIHLFAARFKEQSGDIPGAQAAYQLVHSEISPGLLEAIIKHANMERRMGNMEAAYSLFEQTIAIEKGKEHSQTLPVLFAQYARFTYLVTLNAEKARAIYLEAVEHVQLSKAFLEALIHFESIHSLPKQIDFVDSLVVKFVEPNVENPSYASVADREELSCIYLEFLNLFGEAQSIKKAEDRHAKLFSLHRSSTSELKKRQAEDYLSSDKAKMAKSYSGVPSPAQSIMGAYPNVQNQWAAGYGVQPQAWPQATQAQGQQWTPGYTQQAYNAYGGYQQVPAAAPQTAAYPATYPAAYSAQPAAYPPQSYAQPAQAPAAAAVAAVAPAQQPPPAQQAYYGNYYQ